GGGCGGgtatttatttgttattgttgCAACTGCTGGTTGCCGCTTTAACAGCCAAACTCACATGCTCTGATTGGCCACTCAAGGGTGGGGTCAGGCAATGCGTTCGTTCTCCTCACTACCTAATTGGTTATTCGCCTGATTATGGAACTAAGTACGACTCCGTAATTGGCTGTTTTAGGTAGCAAGCTCAATGTGATAGGGTTAGAAAGGCAATGCAGTTTTACGGCAAAAAAATAGTCCTGCATGATTTTCACCCCAGGATAGCCCGATTCTTACCAGAGCGGGCCGAGATAGATCTCAGATTCATGAGCACCGAGTCGTACACCTTTGCCAGACGCAGGCGGCTTGTAAAACGAGCGCGCTCGATCATTCGTAAAGGCGTGTATCTTGTTATGTAGTTCCTCCCTACATCTGTTGGTTTCCTGGCTGTGGAAAGCGGTTGAACCAGGAGTGGAACATGGCGAGAATGGTAAACGAAAACGGGTGTGGACAAGAGTTACAGAGCACAGAGCTAAATGGACCCGGTCGAGGTACAGCGCGGTGGGGTCCCCAACACGCAGGTGCTCTGGAACTTGCGAATTTGTATTCTCCAGGTGAGGCAACAAGCTATCTCTTTTGTCAACGCCACTCAGGAATGTCGTAGCCTACTAACGTTACATTTATACAATACTTACGCTTATATATCGATCAGCCAATTAAGCTTCAGGATTTTACTAATTAGGATCACGGGAAAGAAGTTTGGCTTTTTAATATTAGTATTTTTAGTTCAGGTACAATTCCGGAATACGGAAATGACATTACAACTGTAACTATACTGTAAAAGCCATACACAGAAAGCTCCACACGCACACTGGGAGAGGCTTGCTTGACCTTTCAAAACAATTTGCCCTAATTGCCAAGTGTATGatgtcaggaatggaccaaagcTCCGTCATAATAAACTGAAGTGTGCACCGTTAATTTATCTAACTACACAAAGTATTTAAAAGAAGATTCATGTAAGCTAGCCTAATGTATGAGGACAGATTACTGTACCAATTGAGCATTTCCTTCTTTGAGTCAGTTGAACTCTAAACACAACCTATTTGCATGTTACCTTTTGTACTTGATGCTTTTGAAAGTATTTTTTCTTTTCTGCTTGACTCCCATTGAAAGACACTGAATGCATAGGTGCTACTGTGTCCAGAATGCTCCTGTGTCAGCCCTAATAGCACTACAACTGGTCACACTGGTCAGGCTCCTCATTAGCTCTGGTCCATGGTGTTTATGTGCAACTCCTCTGTTGAGGCTGAGATGCATGTAAACGCCCTGGAACAGAGCTCTTTACTGGTACAGCATTGCTCTGGTGTAAGGAGGCTAACTGACTTTGCAGGGTATTGCCTGGGGTGTTGAGCTATAAGGCTGCTTGGCCTTAAACTGTCTTTGAGCTGTAAGAATTGGATCAGTATTTCTGTCCCAGTTGATTCTCAATGAAATGAGTAGCTACAACAGCAAAGCATGTAGCGTAAGAAAGCCTTCTAAGGTTATCAGTTAAGTGAATGCACATCCAGTAACTCGCAGGTACAGGGTACAAAAAGTTATGTCATGAAAGAAAGAGCTACTCGCTAACCGTTGAAGACCATTGGGTCGAAAcgttgtgtaaccgatgtgaaatggctagttagttagcggtggtgcgcgctaatagcgtttcaatcagtgacgtcactcgctctgagacctgaagtggttgttccccttgtgttgcaagggccgcggtttttgtggcgcgatgggtaacgatgcttcgtgggtgtcagttgttgatgtgtgcaagggtccctggttcgagcccgggttggggcgaagttgcacaaaaaaattgcaggAGCATTCAAGTGTATCTATCTTTTCTTTCATTGAGAGGTTATATCATTGGGCATAATATTGTCTAACTATGTTGAAGATCCACCCCTGTGCCTTTTTCTATAGTTTTACAGTTCTTTAATCATGGGATGTTAATTTGTCTGTTTGTCTCCACAGGAAAAAGATGTCAGGAATGGATAAGTGTTGtcctctgcttctctctcatgGCCTTCAATTTTTGTCACCTCCTTGTTAACTTCCACCTGGGTCATATGTGGTACATCCTTTTGGGCATTGGTAAGCAGCGCTGACGCACCAGTCAATAGAATAGGCTTACATCCCATGTTATGTTTCTCATTGATTGACACGATTGTTTGCTTACAtgtcccctccatctcttcccgctctctctctcagtggcagGAATATTGACTGCAGACTTTGCCTCTGGTCTAGTCCACTGGGGGGCTGACACCTGGGGATCTGTGGAGCTACCCATCGTTGGAAAGGTAGCATTTGCTAACGTGACTGGATTTGAAGATATTGTCCCCAGAATGTGTGTTGTCTAATTATCTAATTGTTGTCTTGACTTTCTGATTTACTGTTTCTCCTGTTATTTTGAACTCACTTTCTGATATCTTGCCCCAGGCCTTTATCCGACCATTCAGGGAGCATCACATTGACCCTACAGCTATCACCCGCCATGACTTCATTGAGACAAATGGTGACAACTGCATGCTGACCCTGATCCCATTAGCACACATGGCTTTCAACTTCCTTACCCTCTCGCCTGGTGAGCTACTGCCAAACATGGCACAATTATCATTCAACTGAGCCAAAGCTCTGGCATCTGAAAACGTCATTTTCTAGAGCCCTAAAATCGTCTTCTTTCGCTTTcccgctctctctgtttctctctctcgaccCACATATAGCGGAGCACTATCACAACTACCCCTGGCACTGCTATGTGATGGCACTGGCCATTTTCGTTACCCTAACCAACCAGATTCATAAGTGGTCGCACACATACTTCGGGCTGCCAGGCTGGGTGGTCTTTCTACAGAACTGCCACATCATCCTGCCCCGCAAGCACCATCGCATCCATCACGTTTCCCCCCACGAGACATACTTCTGCATCACCACAGGTCAGTGCTAGTGGGAATGGTCTTTGTGTGTATCAGAATATGTCTTTCAGGATACGAGTAAGGGGAAAATATCATTAAACTAAATCGGCAGCCAACTACCTTTTCCCctttggctgcatttacacagctCAATTTTGATCTTTTTTTTCCCACTAATTGGGTCTTTTGACAAATCACTTttgacatcagatctttttcagagctgatctgattggggaaaataccaattagtggaacaaatatcagaattgggctgcctgtctatgCAACTGGGAAATGAAATGGCACACCCAGAATCCAATATTTAACAATAATGCCTTGCGATCTGGAGGACAGCCTTACACATTGCCCCAGTCGTCCAAATGTGTTATCCGTGCCCTTGGCGATATCATGGAAAGTAATGGTTTGAGGACATTCAAAGATCTGAAAGAAGCATTTATATTACCAGGTAGCTCTTTtttttgagtttgagtttattgaTTCTTGCTCACAGATAAAACTGAAGAAATCATCATGCAATTGGGGGAATGTAAGTGGAGACTCGGGATGGAGGGGGCGCGTGGTTGGGGAATGGCTTGGGGGGGTGCTTTGTTTCTTTTCCTTGGATACAAAATATTACAAAACTATTGATACTGTTCTTTATCTTTGTATGCATTCctgtttttttagtttttttgagTGGCAGCCAACAGGTACAAGAAAATATGATAACTGAATTGATATGACTTTTGATGTTATAACTGTATCTGTAACCCCCtctgaaaaaaataacaaaaaaatgaaatagtTGGTCAAAAAGGAATtgtgctgcctgtctaaacgcagtcaTAATGGTCTTATCTCCCCAGGCTGGCTGAACTATCCCCTGGAGAAGCTGGGGTTCTGGTCTAGGCTTGAGGATCTGATCCAGAGTGTGACTGGGGAGAAGCCCAGgtctgacgatctgaaatgggcCCACAAAACCAAGTAACCATGCAGACTGGCTGCATCGCTACCTCAGGAGTCTTCAGTCTCTTTCTCGCCTAACTCCAGCTGGAACCGATAGGAGACACCAACATAAGGATCTGGTTTCAGAGATGCCATATAGCTTTAAACCTTGCACATTTTGTCTGGTTCTAACCGTGGAGTGTTTTGTCAAGGGCCCAGGGGTGTTTTCTTAACCTACTGTGGAAATCTGAGTGGGAAGTGCTTTTTGAAATAATAACATTTTGAAAGCACTAATACATTGCAATACTTTCTCAACTCCTCATCTAGCTCTTTATTTCTGATCGTGTATGTCTAACTTGACTCAACCTTTCTTGAGGTGTAACACTAAAGCCATTGTCCTCAAAAGGGGcagtcaaatatttttttcatccACTTTACAAAGACTGaaaatgctaaaaaaaaaaaatacctttCACCGAAAACTCAAAATATCCCAACTCAAAATATCCCAACCAGAAATACTTGAAGGAAACAGTTTGCTTTTTTGCAGCACTTAGTGTTTATTTGTCACTGTTTAATGATTCTTTTTTTTAATCTGGTCATCTCACTGGGTAGCATGGACACAGTATTTTGTGTCCTTCACCTGTCAAGGACTGCCTATTACCTTAATTTGCTATTCATAGTTGATGCCGGTTAACACTAATTCGCCTACCTAAGATATTTTGCTTAACATTATAGTGCAGTGCTGGCTTATATTTTGTCTACATCCAATTGACGTAACTGCTATGTTCGTCCAGACTTCTCAAACAGCCTTAACAATCACAGATGCAGGGATCTCTTGCCTTTCATTTCACTTCTCTATTGCAGAACCTATTATGTAATGCTTCTGTTCTTTTCAACCAGTGGTTTTCTGTCTTCAATTTGCAAGTATCCATACAGTCATTCTCAAGTAATTTGCCAATCCTTTttttacacaccacacaccctttTTAAATCCCAGAAGCATGGAAGTGGTAAAACACAACATTACCCTTCAGTGATATTGACAATACTTCTGCTGTCTAACAATACCAAGCAGGCTGCAGTGATGGCCTAATACTTTGAGTGCAGTAGAAGAGTAATCAAAAGTGATGAATCATCATAATTAGCAAAATACCTGAAATGAAAGTGCTTTGTGTGTATGCTCTAGTAATCATGTTTGTAAATGAACTGTGCAGCAGATACCTTTGCAGTCTGACTGGTGATGAACCTGAACCTTGTGTCTTCACTACCTTAACCTAAAAAAATGCCTGGTTGGCTGGAAATGCTATTCATGCTCTTAAATTCCCTTAACATAGACATTCTTTCATTATAAAAGGCACACTATTACCTCTCTCTGCATGTGATATTTATTGTCATTGTCACAGACCGAACCGTTGACGTACAAAATTAATGACTGAGGTAATCGTGTGTGGGAGTTATCTTTCATAATGAATTGAACTCTGGGGCTTTTATTTCCAGCACCAAAAACCAGTGACAGTGTGGTAGTGTGCATGTTATTCTCCCATATATAAATCACTTCCTGATTTTATATTTGAAAATAGTTCAGCTTGGGAAGAATAAAGGCTGTACACAAGTACACTGGTCTCAAATTCCCTattcaaaggtgtgtgtgtgtcacactgaCTTACATACTGTATACATGCATGCAGGTTGGCTTATGCAGGCAATATGTAGGATCACCAGCTTTCCTTACTGTTTTCATGTAACTAATTAATTGCTTGATAGTGGAATGAAATCAACCTGCTGTAAGTGAGCACTTGAGTTTTGGGGAAGTTTTGCtattgttcagtaatgttttttttttttagttgggCCTTTATTTGAACAACCCAAATTGTCACAATTACTTTTAAGTGCTAGGCTTACTGTAATGTGGCTTTTGCATTCATAGTTAGGAAGTTTAAAAACAATGTGTCAAATTAAACTAGCTCAGATGTTTTATTCAGAAGTCAAAATTAATTTACTGAAAGCTAACAAAGGTCCTTATTCTTCTGACTCAGTTCATACATTTCTCAATTGTAGGTCAGCAGAAAAATCCCTGCAGAGTTTGTTTTATTATAAGTAGGATATTATAAAAGCTGGGAAAGTGATGACATTTTGTTTCACCACCACTGGTTCTATTGGGAGTGAATCATTTCAGTCAAACCCAACCAGGTTGATGTATGAATATCTTGTTGGCAGGTACTGTTTATCATCCTTCAAATTAGTATATTGTTGGCCAGAAACATTCATAGATCAATCATGAAATAACATTCTCATGTTGTTTTGGTGCATTTAATGGATATGGTCTTATGGGTCCTATTAAAAATAAATGGCTGCCATTATCCCTGTGGAACCAGAAGTAGTGACACATACTATGCATCAATTCCATTGCTTATTGCTGTTCTGCTTTGTATAGGCTAGGTAATATTAAAGCAGGTGTGAGTTTACATATTAACTACAATGtcatttatactttttttttttactaaggaTACTAGTAAGTATTGTATAGAAGTAGGGAGAGGATAATAGTAAATAAGCAGCTCAATCAATAATTATGACTACCGCTTCACTAGTTTATTAAATAATTCAGTTGAGGGGAAGAAGTTTGAATGGATAAACTGAAATGGCTTTTCATATTGGTGAAATTGTAACCTCTTATCAGTTGTCTTTCAGATCATGTTGCTCTTGACCAATGCCAAACTTTACTTGATTGATGGATAATTAAAAAATTAGTCAGTTTATAATGTAGTATATGCAAGATTTCATCTGTCATACTTTTGCCATTGCAGATTTGAAGTTACAGGGTGTAATATGATGCATTAAGCCATGTGTTTAGTACAAAC
The DNA window shown above is from Salmo salar chromosome ssa13, Ssal_v3.1, whole genome shotgun sequence and carries:
- the peds1 gene encoding plasmanylethanolamine desaturase 1, with the protein product MARMVNENGCGQELQSTELNGPGRGTARWGPQHAGALELANLYSPGKRCQEWISVVLCFSLMAFNFCHLLVNFHLGHMWYILLGIVAGILTADFASGLVHWGADTWGSVELPIVGKAFIRPFREHHIDPTAITRHDFIETNGDNCMLTLIPLAHMAFNFLTLSPAEHYHNYPWHCYVMALAIFVTLTNQIHKWSHTYFGLPGWVVFLQNCHIILPRKHHRIHHVSPHETYFCITTGWLNYPLEKLGFWSRLEDLIQSVTGEKPRSDDLKWAHKTK